One genomic segment of Salinigranum rubrum includes these proteins:
- a CDS encoding ArsA family ATPase translates to MTDPAATATASDVVLYGGKGGVGKTTCAAAHALALARADSTLVVSTDPAHSLGDVFERDLGGDPVEVSPGLFAVEVDPETGQEAYRRVVEALAGEFRDAGLRLSDEDLERLFEAGLVPGGDEVAALEYVARYAQSDYDHVVLDTAPTGHTLRLLDLPDVLAETLGVAGDVQRRVRRAGRAAKSMVMGPAAYWGSGGTSDEVASLQERVADVGTLLRDPSRTRFRVVLTPERMAIAEAERLIARLSEADIAVDSLVVNRVFENPDGCSCARCRRDAERHAARLDEIDDRFDHPVRRVPELDGESQGFDALERVGDSL, encoded by the coding sequence ATGACTGACCCGGCAGCGACCGCGACTGCGAGCGACGTCGTGCTGTACGGCGGGAAAGGAGGGGTCGGAAAGACGACCTGTGCGGCCGCGCACGCCCTCGCGCTGGCCCGGGCGGACAGCACGCTCGTCGTCTCGACCGACCCGGCGCACTCGCTCGGCGACGTCTTCGAGCGTGACCTCGGCGGCGACCCCGTCGAAGTCTCTCCCGGCCTCTTCGCCGTCGAGGTCGACCCCGAGACCGGACAGGAGGCGTACCGCCGCGTCGTGGAGGCGCTCGCCGGCGAGTTCAGGGACGCGGGGCTCAGACTCTCCGACGAGGACCTCGAACGCCTGTTCGAGGCCGGCCTCGTCCCCGGCGGCGACGAAGTCGCGGCGCTGGAGTACGTCGCTCGCTACGCTCAGAGCGACTACGACCACGTCGTCCTCGATACGGCCCCGACCGGGCACACCCTTCGCCTTCTGGACTTGCCCGACGTCCTCGCGGAGACGCTCGGCGTCGCCGGCGACGTCCAGCGTCGGGTCAGACGAGCAGGACGGGCGGCCAAGAGCATGGTGATGGGTCCGGCGGCGTACTGGGGGTCGGGGGGAACGAGCGACGAGGTGGCGTCGCTCCAAGAGCGCGTCGCCGACGTGGGCACGCTCCTGCGCGACCCCTCCCGCACACGGTTCCGCGTCGTCCTCACGCCCGAGCGGATGGCCATCGCGGAGGCCGAGCGGCTGATCGCACGACTCTCGGAGGCCGACATCGCCGTCGACTCCCTGGTGGTGAACCGCGTCTTCGAGAATCCCGATGGCTGTTCCTGCGCCCGGTGTCGGCGCGACGCCGAACGGCACGCGGCACGCCTCGACGAGATAGACGACCGCTTCGACCACCCCGTCCGGCGGGTCCCCGAACTCGACGGCGAGTCGCAGGGGTTCGACGCGCTCGAACGCGTCGGCGACTCCCTCTGA
- a CDS encoding universal stress protein has protein sequence MYDDILLPTDGTESMDDVYRHTLDLARRHDATVHVLYVVDDRAFLTLAPDLVDDVVDELEGEGSEATAAARAELEDEVETKAVLRRGDPAEEILAYIDEAGIDVVTMGTHGANYRQNMVGSVSARVVANAPVPVLTVNVNGDGSDEG, from the coding sequence ATGTACGACGACATCCTGCTGCCGACGGACGGGACGGAGTCGATGGACGACGTCTACCGGCACACGCTCGACCTCGCGCGGCGACACGACGCGACCGTCCACGTGCTCTACGTGGTCGACGACCGCGCCTTTCTGACGCTCGCGCCCGACCTCGTCGACGACGTGGTCGACGAACTCGAAGGCGAGGGGAGCGAGGCGACCGCCGCCGCGCGAGCGGAACTGGAAGACGAAGTCGAGACGAAGGCGGTGCTCCGACGCGGCGACCCCGCCGAGGAGATACTCGCGTACATCGACGAGGCCGGCATCGACGTCGTCACGATGGGCACCCACGGCGCGAACTACCGGCAGAACATGGTCGGCAGCGTCTCCGCTCGCGTCGTCGCCAACGCCCCCGTCCCCGTGCTGACGGTCAACGTCAACGGCGACGGCAGCGACGAGGGGTGA
- a CDS encoding deoxyhypusine synthase, with product MSDHDAPEADEEGTGEHEGDGVGQRETFQENPIGHTRVRAGMTVGELVDEYGKAGIGAAGVERAVDIYAEMLDDDVTNFFGLAGAMVPTGMRQVVVDLIRDGHVDALVTTGANLTHDAIEAVGGKHHHGSVGPHDHRVEERTDAPSERDHDERLRDEGVDRIYNVYLPQEHFTLFEKHLRANVFPNVERTVTIQEFTEELGRANLQQNRERDVDEDAGIAAAAYDCDVPIYVPAVQDSVLGIQAWIYGQTSDFALDALGDMSHLSDLAFAADSAGAMVVGGGVPKNYVLQTMLTVPDAYDYAVQLTMDSSDTGGLSGATLDEARSWGKLEKDARNVTVVADATITLPLVVAAARERAGE from the coding sequence ATGAGCGACCACGACGCCCCAGAAGCCGACGAGGAGGGCACAGGAGAACACGAGGGCGACGGAGTCGGACAGAGAGAGACGTTCCAGGAGAACCCCATCGGCCACACGCGGGTCCGCGCGGGGATGACGGTCGGCGAACTCGTCGACGAGTACGGGAAGGCGGGCATCGGCGCCGCGGGCGTCGAGCGGGCGGTCGACATCTACGCCGAGATGCTCGACGACGACGTGACGAACTTCTTCGGCCTCGCGGGCGCGATGGTGCCGACCGGGATGCGCCAGGTCGTGGTCGACCTCATCCGCGACGGCCACGTCGACGCGCTGGTGACGACTGGTGCGAACCTCACCCACGACGCCATCGAAGCCGTGGGCGGCAAGCACCACCACGGGAGCGTCGGGCCGCACGACCACCGCGTGGAGGAGCGGACTGACGCGCCGAGCGAGCGCGACCACGACGAGCGCCTCCGCGACGAGGGCGTCGACCGCATCTACAACGTCTACCTCCCCCAGGAACACTTCACGCTGTTCGAGAAACACCTCCGTGCGAACGTCTTTCCGAACGTCGAGCGGACCGTGACGATTCAGGAGTTCACCGAGGAACTGGGTCGGGCGAACCTTCAACAGAACCGCGAGCGCGACGTCGACGAGGACGCCGGCATCGCTGCGGCGGCGTACGACTGTGACGTTCCCATCTACGTGCCCGCCGTCCAGGACTCCGTGCTGGGTATCCAGGCGTGGATCTACGGCCAGACCTCCGACTTCGCGCTCGACGCCCTCGGCGACATGTCGCACCTCTCAGACCTGGCGTTCGCTGCCGACTCCGCGGGCGCGATGGTCGTCGGCGGGGGCGTTCCCAAGAACTACGTCCTCCAGACGATGTTGACCGTCCCCGACGCGTACGACTACGCGGTGCAGTTGACGATGGATTCGAGCGACACCGGGGGGCTGTCGGGCGCGACGCTCGACGAGGCGCGGTCGTGGGGGAAGTTGGAGAAAGACGCGCGGAACGTCACCGTCGTCGCCGACGCGACCATCACCCTCCCGCTGGTGGTGGCCGCCGCACGCGAGCGAGCGGGCGAGTGA
- a CDS encoding cupin domain-containing protein has translation MATNPGVSVVGASVPSGAESDGQPTTEALCSVDGFELCRTRLSPGASSGWHHHGEHTVYGVVLDGRARLEFGPGDADGFEVGPGDFFRIPATVVHREVSDEEAQVALVGFAGAGPLVVDADSPEGPPAAHPRVAGDADLVPTGMLKGLTRLTPFPDAAVQQVRGHAAGAVESNWHHHGDNHVFGYVVEGEGYMEWGTGPDDRALVRAGECFHLSPEVVHRDVNPRDADQRYLLWLTGSEPRTVPAAVPEG, from the coding sequence ATGGCGACGAATCCGGGGGTGAGCGTCGTCGGTGCGAGCGTACCGAGCGGTGCCGAGTCGGACGGACAGCCCACGACCGAGGCGCTCTGTTCTGTCGACGGCTTCGAACTCTGCCGAACGCGCCTGTCGCCGGGGGCGTCCTCGGGATGGCACCACCACGGGGAACACACCGTCTACGGCGTCGTCCTCGACGGTCGGGCACGACTGGAGTTCGGGCCAGGGGACGCCGACGGGTTCGAGGTGGGACCGGGGGATTTCTTCCGGATTCCCGCCACCGTCGTCCACCGGGAAGTGAGCGACGAGGAGGCACAGGTCGCGCTCGTCGGCTTCGCCGGCGCGGGACCGCTCGTCGTCGACGCCGATTCGCCGGAGGGACCGCCGGCGGCGCATCCGAGAGTCGCCGGCGACGCCGACCTCGTTCCGACGGGGATGCTGAAGGGCCTCACCCGACTGACCCCCTTCCCCGACGCGGCCGTCCAGCAGGTGCGCGGGCACGCCGCGGGGGCCGTCGAGTCGAACTGGCACCACCACGGCGACAACCACGTCTTCGGCTACGTCGTCGAGGGTGAGGGGTACATGGAGTGGGGGACCGGCCCGGACGACCGGGCGCTCGTCCGGGCGGGCGAGTGCTTCCACCTCTCTCCCGAGGTGGTCCACCGCGACGTCAATCCCAGAGACGCCGACCAGCGTTACCTGCTGTGGCTCACGGGGTCGGAGCCGCGGACCGTGCCGGCCGCGGTGCCGGAGGGATAG
- a CDS encoding Nif3-like dinuclear metal center hexameric protein, producing MELAELVDRYDEKLRTDAYADIDASANGLQVGSGGREVEHVAVAVDAATATIDEATEAGADVLVTHHGLSWGGIERVTGRAYDRIARLVDAETALYVSHLPLDGHQQLGNAAGVAEFLGLTERAPFATLGGEPIGQRGQLSTPRSPRSLKEELDELPQGGEETRLLSFGPEEVEEVGIVTGSGADFLDDAVAAGVDTLVTGEGKQQVYHQARESGVNVLLAGHYATETFGVRALASLAADWGLETTYVEHPTGL from the coding sequence ATGGAACTCGCCGAACTGGTCGACCGCTACGACGAGAAGCTCAGGACCGACGCGTACGCCGACATCGACGCGAGTGCGAACGGCCTGCAGGTCGGATCCGGAGGGAGAGAAGTCGAGCACGTCGCCGTCGCCGTCGACGCCGCGACGGCGACCATCGACGAGGCGACGGAGGCGGGCGCGGACGTCCTCGTCACCCACCACGGACTCTCGTGGGGCGGCATCGAACGGGTGACCGGCCGGGCGTACGACCGCATCGCCCGTCTGGTCGACGCCGAGACGGCGCTGTACGTCTCACACCTCCCGCTCGACGGTCACCAACAGCTAGGAAACGCCGCCGGTGTCGCGGAGTTCCTCGGTCTCACGGAGCGAGCGCCGTTCGCGACGCTGGGCGGCGAGCCCATCGGCCAGCGGGGGCAACTGTCGACGCCGCGGTCGCCGCGGTCGCTCAAGGAGGAACTCGACGAACTCCCACAGGGGGGCGAGGAGACCCGGCTGTTGTCGTTCGGCCCCGAGGAAGTCGAGGAGGTCGGAATCGTGACCGGGAGCGGCGCCGACTTCCTCGACGACGCCGTCGCGGCAGGCGTCGACACGCTCGTCACGGGCGAGGGAAAACAGCAGGTGTACCACCAGGCGCGGGAGTCGGGAGTGAACGTCCTCCTCGCGGGCCACTACGCGACGGAGACGTTCGGGGTGCGCGCGCTCGCGTCGCTCGCCGCGGACTGGGGGCTGGAGACGACGTACGTCGAGCACCCGACCGGGCTGTGA